The following are encoded in a window of Castanea sativa cultivar Marrone di Chiusa Pesio chromosome 5, ASM4071231v1 genomic DNA:
- the LOC142635538 gene encoding uncharacterized protein LOC142635538, translating into MDSPFTTSVTSFPFSQKFCMPQVEAYNGSKDPLDHLESFKILMHLQGVVDGIMCQAFPTTLKGLARVWFSKLMPNSINTFKELSIQFASHFIRGHRYKKSTACLMNIKQQEDEILKSYITRFNKEAFLIDEADNKILVAAFTNGLRKGKFLFSLYKNNSKSMLDVFYRDTKYMNVEEVLLAWEEKPKKRERHKETWQDKGRKTTRIRYRWEGRRFKPPTGRFVSFTLLNDLIDQVLMQIKDEGALTFPSKLKGDPSKRLRDKYCRFHHDHGHDTYDCYDLKQQIEALIKQGKLQRFISKERTDASQEQAARRENEHPRPPLGDIRMIVEGTVASGSSKKPVKFTSGWFRTSS; encoded by the coding sequence ATGGATTCACCTTTCACTACATCTGTCACTTCATTTCCCTTTTCGCAGAAGTTCTGCATGCCACAAGTAGAGGCCTACAACGGATCTAAGGATCCCTTagatcacttggagtctttcaAAATCTTGATGCACTTGCAAGGTGTGGTAGATGGGATCATGTGCCAGGCCTTTCCAACTACGCTGAAGGGTCTCGCAAGGGTATGGTTCAGCAAGTTGATGCCAAACTCCATTAACACCTTCAAGGAGTTGAGCATACAGTTCGCCTCGCACTTTATAAGGGGGCATAGGTATAAGAAGTCCACTGCATGCCTGATGAACATCAAACAACAGGAGGATGAGATACTGAAGTCTTACATAACTCGCTTTAACAAGGAGGCCTTCTTGATTGATGAAGCTGACAACAAGATACTCGTGGCTGCATTCACCAATGGGTTACGAAAGGGTAAGTTTCTGTTTTCTCTATACAAAAACAACTCGAAGTCTATGTTGGATGTATTCTACAGGGATACTAAGTACATGAATGTAGAGGAGGTGCTGTTAGCTTGGGAAGAAAAGCCTAAGAAGAGGGAAAGACACAAGGAAACATGGCAGGACAAAGGACGGAAGACAACAAGGATAAGATACCGATGGGAGGGCAGGCGCTTCAAACCCCCCACTGGGAGGTTTGTAAGCTTCACCCTGCTGAACGACCTAATCGATCAAGTCCTAATGCAGATCAAGGACGAAGGAGCCTTGACATTTCCtagcaagctgaagggagaccCCAGTAAGAGGTTAAGAGAcaagtactgccgttttcacCATGATCATGGTCATGATACGTATGACTGCTACGATTTAAAgcagcaaatagaagctcttatcAAACAAGGAAAGTTGCAGAGGTTCATCAGCAAGGAAAGGACAGACGCATCGCAAGAACAAGCTGCCAGAAGGGAGAACGAGCATCCTAGGCCACCCTTGGGAGACATAAGAATGATTGTAGAAGGCACTGTAGCTTCTGGCTCATCTAAAAAGCCCGTAAAATTTACCTCAGGATGGTTCAGAACGTCCAGCTGA